One genomic segment of Verrucomicrobiota bacterium includes these proteins:
- a CDS encoding beta-ketoacyl synthase N-terminal-like domain-containing protein, giving the protein MRQQVKITGIGVIAACGIGLEAFWNGLISGKSTAKYLPHLEELGLEKAIGCPVEGFDPDKYVRAEAKINRFPRHTQLGLAAAEMALKDVAISPAEWENVGQVPIITGTALMDLDHVAKTIRRVPEKGVKAAMPFTTFSYSPIAISESIARFIPSRTRISAVQNACCSGGDAICAGAELIASGQAKIAICGGAEAPLILHPMAELTTARLTSPEYEDPATSGKPFDVFRELGVIGEGAGYVILESMDSPRPSYATIRGYSSGKDLGNAPGDGYAWVIENALNNACMRPESVDYISTWGPGHFILDISESQALESVFGNWIHSIPAGSIKGTIGHPLGAASAIQLISTAITLKTGLIPPTTNLEFQDPDCSLVLSKTPRLLKPKTAIMNCHGIGNNNSTVVLTAD; this is encoded by the coding sequence ATGAGGCAGCAGGTTAAAATTACCGGCATTGGAGTCATCGCTGCTTGCGGAATTGGCCTCGAGGCATTCTGGAACGGGTTGATCTCAGGAAAATCAACCGCCAAATACTTGCCGCACCTGGAAGAACTTGGCCTGGAAAAAGCGATCGGATGCCCGGTGGAAGGATTTGACCCGGACAAATATGTAAGAGCGGAAGCAAAGATCAACCGATTCCCGCGTCATACTCAACTCGGCCTTGCAGCAGCGGAAATGGCATTGAAAGACGTTGCTATAAGTCCGGCCGAATGGGAAAACGTCGGACAAGTTCCGATCATAACGGGGACCGCCCTTATGGATTTAGACCATGTCGCTAAGACCATACGACGGGTTCCTGAAAAGGGAGTAAAGGCGGCTATGCCGTTTACTACTTTTTCTTATTCCCCCATTGCCATTTCCGAATCCATTGCGCGATTCATTCCATCCCGAACAAGGATTTCCGCCGTTCAGAATGCTTGCTGTTCAGGAGGCGATGCGATTTGTGCCGGGGCAGAGCTGATCGCATCCGGCCAGGCAAAAATAGCGATTTGTGGTGGTGCAGAAGCACCACTGATCTTGCACCCAATGGCCGAATTAACGACTGCGAGACTGACTTCTCCTGAGTATGAGGATCCCGCAACTTCTGGAAAACCATTCGACGTGTTTCGTGAATTAGGCGTTATAGGTGAAGGTGCAGGTTATGTGATTTTAGAATCGATGGACAGTCCACGCCCTTCCTATGCGACTATACGCGGATACTCCTCGGGGAAAGATCTCGGGAATGCGCCAGGAGACGGTTACGCCTGGGTCATCGAAAATGCATTAAACAACGCCTGCATGAGACCGGAATCTGTCGATTATATTTCCACCTGGGGGCCTGGACATTTTATACTGGATATCAGTGAATCCCAGGCGCTTGAATCGGTATTTGGAAACTGGATCCATTCAATACCCGCTGGATCGATCAAGGGCACGATCGGGCACCCTCTTGGAGCAGCCAGTGCCATTCAATTAATTAGTACCGCGATAACACTTAAAACAGGCCTCATACCGCCCACCACCAATCTGGAATTTCAAGATCCTGATTGTTCCCTCGTCCTGTCAAAAACTCCTCGCCTGCTCAAACCCAAAACGGCCATCATGAATTGCCATGGAATTGGAAACAATAACTCGACCGTCGTTCTAACTGCTGACTAG